A region from the Ichthyobacterium seriolicida genome encodes:
- the thiH gene encoding 2-iminoacetate synthase ThiH — protein sequence MIKNFKDIFDTYEFQDIEKSIYSKTEKDVEIALTKKSLDLEDFKALVSPSAKVYLKTMIEMSNRFTKERFGNTIQMYIPMYLSNECQNICTYCGFSMNVNIERKTLSEAEIIEEISMIKKMGYQHIVLLTGESNRTVGMEYFRRVIPLVKSHFSNISMEVQPLKEVEYRELIDLGVNTILIYQETYNRSRYKSHHPKGRKSNFDYRLETCDRLGRAGIHKIGLGVLIGLEDWRTDSFLCAMHLQYLERVYWKTRYSISFPRLKPCASQIPIKSVISEGELIQLICAYRIFNREVELSISTRERAAFRDVLIKTGITSASAESKTNPGGYSKGKEDSLEQFSISDHRSTDKFTEMIREQGYEPVFKDWDSVLQIN from the coding sequence TTGATAAAGAATTTTAAAGACATATTCGATACTTATGAATTTCAGGATATAGAAAAGAGTATATATTCTAAAACGGAAAAAGATGTAGAAATAGCACTGACCAAAAAATCTCTTGATCTAGAAGATTTTAAGGCCCTTGTATCTCCATCTGCCAAAGTCTATCTAAAGACCATGATAGAAATGAGTAATAGGTTTACCAAAGAGCGTTTTGGAAATACGATTCAGATGTACATTCCAATGTACTTATCTAATGAATGTCAAAACATATGTACTTATTGTGGTTTTAGTATGAATGTAAATATAGAACGTAAAACGCTTTCAGAGGCAGAGATAATAGAGGAGATATCTATGATTAAAAAAATGGGATACCAACACATAGTCTTACTCACAGGTGAATCTAATAGAACAGTAGGGATGGAGTATTTTAGAAGAGTCATTCCTCTAGTCAAATCTCATTTTTCTAATATTTCCATGGAAGTTCAACCTCTTAAAGAAGTCGAGTATAGAGAATTAATAGACTTAGGGGTAAATACTATTTTAATATATCAAGAGACTTATAACAGATCTAGATACAAGAGTCATCATCCCAAGGGGAGAAAGTCAAATTTTGATTACAGATTAGAGACATGCGACAGATTAGGAAGAGCTGGCATTCATAAGATTGGATTAGGCGTGTTGATAGGTTTGGAAGATTGGAGAACAGATTCTTTTTTATGCGCCATGCATTTACAATATCTAGAACGAGTTTATTGGAAGACTAGATATTCTATATCTTTTCCTAGGTTAAAACCTTGTGCATCGCAAATACCTATAAAATCAGTTATATCTGAGGGAGAATTAATACAGCTCATATGTGCTTATAGAATTTTTAATAGAGAAGTGGAACTATCTATCTCAACTAGAGAGAGGGCAGCATTTAGAGATGTATTGATAAAGACAGGAATAACATCAGCTAGTGCCGAATCTAAAACAAATCCAGGGGGATACAGCAAAGGGAAAGAAGACAGTTTGGAACAGTTTTCTATATCGGATCATAGATCTACAGACAAATTCACTGAGATGATAAGAGAACAAGGATACGAACCTGTTTTTAAAGATTGGGATTCTGTATTACAGATTAACTAA
- a CDS encoding IS1380 family transposase encodes MIMLGYEDANDVNHLHNDPLFKDVLQGDLASQPTISRFENSFDKQAVFKFCDAWLYKYVSSLSDRKRIVIDVDSTDDPTHGSQQLSMFNGYYSQFMYNELFFHDGKTGQIILPVLRPGNSHSNKWYVSILKRIIIKIRESHPEMEIIIRSDSGFSCAPFYQLVDDFDLLYVTGIASNEVLKRKVSWSKNAVKKMYLDQGEKHQHFMSFTYKAKSWHKPQQCYSKVESTGLGMNIRHFSSNLPQKDAREIYFDFYVKRGDSSENRIKEVKNMCFSDRLSNHSFLANFFRLMMSSLAYEMFLLLKQKIKKTRFEVAKKMXNQFD; translated from the coding sequence ATGATCATGTTAGGCTATGAAGACGCCAATGATGTTAATCATTTACATAACGATCCTTTATTCAAAGATGTTCTTCAAGGTGATTTGGCTTCTCAACCTACTATATCAAGATTTGAGAATAGCTTTGACAAACAAGCTGTTTTTAAGTTTTGTGATGCGTGGTTATACAAATATGTTTCAAGTTTATCTGATCGTAAGAGAATAGTTATTGACGTAGATTCAACTGATGATCCAACTCATGGCAGTCAACAATTGTCAATGTTTAACGGTTATTATAGTCAATTCATGTACAATGAACTATTTTTTCATGATGGAAAAACAGGACAGATTATCCTTCCTGTACTCCGCCCAGGAAATAGTCATTCTAATAAATGGTATGTGAGTATTTTAAAGCGAATAATTATCAAAATACGTGAGAGTCACCCAGAGATGGAAATAATTATTAGAAGTGATAGCGGCTTTAGTTGCGCTCCTTTTTACCAATTAGTAGATGATTTTGATTTACTATATGTGACAGGCATAGCGAGCAATGAAGTTTTAAAAAGAAAGGTATCTTGGTCAAAAAATGCTGTAAAAAAAATGTATTTAGATCAGGGAGAGAAGCACCAACATTTTATGAGTTTTACGTACAAAGCCAAGAGTTGGCACAAGCCTCAACAGTGCTATTCTAAAGTTGAGAGTACAGGATTAGGGATGAACATAAGGCATTTTTCTAGTAATCTTCCCCAAAAGGATGCTAGAGAAATTTACTTTGACTTTTATGTGAAAAGAGGTGATTCAAGTGAAAATAGAATAAAAGAAGTTAAAAATATGTGTTTTTCTGATCGTTTGTCAAATCATAGTTTTCTTGCTAATTTTTTTCGACTTATGATGAGTAGTCTTGCCTATGAAATGTTTTTATTACTGAAACAGAAGATAAAGAAAACAAGATTTGAAGTAGCAAAAAAAATGNTTAATCAGTTCGATTAG